DNA from Toxoplasma gondii ME49 chromosome X, whole genome shotgun sequence:
AACCATACATTTCCGGAATTGAAAAATCGCCGGGGTGGGGTAGAGCTTTATAGCAAGCTAAAGACCTAGAAGGCTTGCCCCGCCGAAAAAACGGTTCATACTCTTGTAAAGCATCGACGTCTCGAATGCATGTGTATTCACGGCTGGCGAGTCTTATGGAACTGTCATCAGTCACAAACGCACCACTTCCTGTGTGGTGACAGGTTTCGTTAATCAGCAAAACATGCATCGAATGATATGAATGATTGcttgtatatatgcatatatatgtatatatatatatatatagttggAGAAAAGAGATCCCGTCAGGCAGTATAAAGCCTAAAAATTCGTGGTTAAATAATCAAAACTGGTACATTCACAACCTCTTCACTAACCGCTTACAGGCAATTCATCAAGTATCGATATTGTACAGAACGGACGGCTGTTAATATACGAATTGTGACTGTTTAGTGGTCTGATCATTGTCCGGTTCCGAGGTTGTCGCCTGGGGTACCGCCGACAGCAATTACGAAAGGTCCTATTTCCCGCACACGAGGATTTTGCCGTCTTCGGGCTTATGCGtgcaaatacatacatacgtagGTGCCTACTGACCGTGTGCAGGTGCTGGTTTGATTGCCTTCATCCTGCAACCGCTCTCCTTATTTCCAGCATCAAGTTCAGCGGAGAgccgctctttctctgctccccTTGCAACGATTTTACATCAGGAAAAGGTGACAGTCTCTGGTGCGTCTTTGGTCTCGTGCAGATTCTTCTTCCTAAGGGGAGAACTCGTCCCCGGCACCCCTTTAACTGAAGGGTCGCAAAGGCAATGGGCAATTAGCACAAACACAATAGAAATGCGTCCTCCGCAAAAAACATACACCTATGTACTATTTGTACCACATGAAGACTCAATGGAGACATCCACGCTATGGTGGGACAATCATAATGGCTCTGAAAGGACCGTGACGGCGTACTGCttgtatgcacatatattAATTCATATGCGACCGCCATCTACCTCAgctgttgcatgcaggggCCGTGAAGGACTATCCTTTGCTCCCTTGACGAGACACACGTCAGTCACATTCACGCCCACTTAACGGAAGACAAGATCCATCGAAACTCCCTCCAAACCGCCTTCCTGCAGCCCATCCCTACGCAGTTCAAAACCAAATGTGCTAGGAAAATAAAACAGTACAACTAATACACGTAAAAAAGCATCACGCGCATATATGAACTAGCCATTTAAGCTAACGCTGTCAAGCAGCCATTTCCAAAGCCGAGATGCAGATGACTGCGGCAAATTTTCCACTTCCCCGcgacgagaaacgcatgcgtccAACTGTGTGAGGCAGCCCTCATTACAAGCGGAGCAACGCAAGACATCGACGTTAATTCGGAACTGGACCTGGCTTTATGTCGTAGGTTCATCCACGAATTAAGTTCCCCACGCACCAATAAATCGACGGGCGAGAGACACTATTTTAAAAGGGTGGAAAACGATGATGGGTCTTTCAAGAAACGATTCGAGCGGAATGACTAATGCTGACGAGGCTTTGCCGTGGTGAAAAAGTGCGGCACAACTGACGCCTCACTAAACAATGCTACCAACACACGATCTGCGACCGCCAGACAGGCACGAATACATCTGTACACGCTGATGTGTGCGTACACGCACACATCCATGAATGAATATAGATGGGCACGAACGCGTATGCAAACATATaaacatacacatacacgcTTTCGTTTGGTCGTGTGAAGTCACTCGTGTCACGCAAGAACCTAAGCCACCAAGGCTTTTGCTGGTGGTTTACAGCAGACGTTTCTACAAGGACCGGCATACGAAAATGAGATGCCCGTTGCTCATCTAAGTTAAACATGTAGCCCCTTCATTTTCTGTTCCCTCGTCTGTCCAGACTGCGACAGAAACAACATCGCCGGCATCGCAAGATACTGCGTTTCTCCAATCACTCATCGTTCTCCGCCTCGTCATtatctcttcctctgtgtccgTACTCTCGCCCCTCGCATTCTGACTGCTTCGTTTGCTCTTAAACgacgcatacatatatatatatatatatacatatatgatTATAATTAGGGTGAAGCGTGCGAGATACGGTAGCTCACGCCTGCTGGTTCTCTGCGCTGCTCCAGTCTGGCAGGACATAGGCGATGTCATCTACATCGTGTCTGTACAGGCCTTGTTTGAGTCGTTTTTGATCAAGGAAGTGGCCGATGAAACCAATGGATCTTcccaagacgaagagaccATTAATGCACCCGTTGTTGATGTAGTCTCTGGCCTCGTTTTCCGTGAAGTGTCCGCAGTGGAAGAGCAAGTCGCACATGCTGACGCCAATCAGGCCGTCGACGTTGAGAATCAACGTatccttctttttcgtggTTACTTGCTCCACTTGTTCCGCGTAGTCGATGAGCGGCGTCTGCGGAAAGTTCGACTTGCAAAACGTCTTGAGCAGCTGCACGCGCATGTCGGGGTTGTGCACGGACTTGATGCGGTGGCCGATCCCCATGACCAGtctgttctgcttcttcatctccgAGACGAACTCCGCAGGTGCCATGCCGCTGGTGAAGGCGCCGAGGAACTGCTGAGCTGCCTGGTCGCACGCACCCCCGAACCGGTCGCCGATTGTGCAGAGTCCAGATATCAAGCTGCTGATCAAATCTTTTCCCGCGCGCGCCGTGACGATGACGTTGTGGGCGCCACAGACCGCGGGTCCGTGGTCGGCTGTCAGCATCAACACGCGCTCGAGGTAACGGTAGCAGTAGTCCGGCAGCGGCCTCTTGAACCAGAGCAAAGAAATTACGCCTCCCACGCCGAGCTGGTCCCCGAGCACTTTGGAAATCGGCCAGCCTGCGTAGAGCAGCTCTTCGCCGCGGTCGTCCGAGATGGTCGAGATGAAACCCTTCGGCTTACGGACAAGGCCGAGCTTCTTCGCCCACGCGTAGTCCATCGGGATCCGCGGAACCGGCACCTCCTTCCGCGGTACGATGACGCCCTGCTTGAccagctgtacgtacacgtGGCGAATCGACTTTCCGAGTTCGTCGAAGGACGAAGGGACGAAGGCGCCCGCAGCCTTCAGAGCCGCATTCTTCGCGACGGCGTGTTCCCGGTTGCTTCCGGCCCACGCTCCCGCATGCCCGAAAGACACTTCGGTGGAAAAAAGCGATGCGCACGTGCCTACGCACCAGGCAATCAGTGGCTTCGTCAGGCGTCCGTCTTTTATCGCTTCGACCACTTCGTACTCCATCCCGCCGCCGACTTCACCCAGGAGCACGAGGAGCTTGATGTCTGGATTTCGCTCGAATCGCAGGAGGTGGTCAAGCATGGACGTACCGGGGAACCGGTCTCCGCCGATCGCGATGGCCTCGTACGTGCCGTCGCTCACAATCGACAGAATGTTGTTCATTTCGTTCAGCATCCCGCCCGACTTGGTCACGCAGCCGACGCTCCCTGGCCGATACAGTCGCGCATTCATGACGTTTTCCAGAGTTCCACCTGTGTTACCGATGCGGAACGCGCCGCTCTTTATGCCTCCGACGGTCGCGGGGCCGATCAGACAGACGCCCCGAGCacgcgtctccgccgccagctgGCGAGCCTCGCGCTCGGGCACGCCCTCCGCAATGACGACGATCGTTCGGAGCTGCGGCGCCGTTTCGAGGGCCAAGCGCGTGACCGAAGCAGCAGACCGCATCGACGCGAAGTTGATCAACACGCTGACATCCGGGAAGTGCTGAACTGCTTCCTGGAGCGTCTGGTACACGGGCAGCAGGACTTCCTCCGTCCCGAAGTAGAAGGAGCGCTGGTGTGAGACCGAGAACTCGTACAGAATCGCCGCCACAGACGGTTTCTTGCGGCCGCAGGCGTGATCGAAGTCCAGCATTTCCTGCACCGCGCGTGTCTGAAGTCCccagacgaagcagcgagtCTTCTCCGTGAACCGGTGGGGCTGCTCCACATCCgtgagaagcgaagcgaaTGCCTTCTCGGGGCCGGATTCACCAGGCGCCGACGGACTCGCAGACGCACTTCCAGCCGCAGGCGTGTCCgtggcttttctctgctgtgcGAGAAAGGCCTGGATGTACTTCTCAAAGTGAGggttcttctccacttcctccaTCGTCATCTCGTGCCAAGGACTCAGCCGGCCGCCGTGCGCAAAGGTGCCTTGAGTCCCCCGAGACGACGGCGTGACGGGAGCGACCCCGCCCGTCGTATCCTCGAGGGGTGACGTGCCACGTCCTGCGGTGGAACCGAAGACGTCTGAAGAGAGACTCAGGTCCCAGCCGTGGTGCTGAGTCAGGTCACCGATCATCTCCGTCATGGTCGCAGGCGGCGACGCGGAGCCGGGCAAGCTGTGCGGCGCCCGctcgcctgctctctcgccctcgagCTTCGCGTCAGCGTCCTCCTCGTCGTGGAGCGCAAACGGGATGATCGACGTCATGTACGTCTCTGGCCCGAAGACCTTCATGCGCAGATTCAGCTCCTCGCCAACCTCGCGCATACGCTTCAAGCCCTCCTGGTAGTTCGGCCCGCCGCGACGTACGTAGATGCGCACTTTGAATTCACGCAGCTGCTCGCGGAACTCCCGCAGCGCTCGAATGACCCCCCGAAACGTGTCCGCCACGTTTGTGAAGTTCGCGATGCCTCCCCCGATCAGCAAAattttgccttcttcgcggtACGAACCCGGCGCAGTCATCAGTCCGAGAATCGTCTTCGTGTACTCGTAGGTTGTCACCTCTGAAGGAGCGCCAGAGTACTCCCCATAGTTGCACAGCTCGTCGCCAAAACCCAAGTCGCAGACTGTGTCCGCGTACACCACCGACGCACCCCCGCCCGCGATCAGAGTCCAAATCCGACCTTTCGGGTTCAACACGGTCAACTTCAAGCTCGCGCCGGTCTTCGAGTCCAACTCGCTGAAAAGGTAAAACAtacacgagaagaaaagaagcgtcCTCAGCAAATGAACACACTTGATAACTCCCCAAGCACGCATGtccacatatgcatgcatatgtatttTTTTACGCATCTCTGTGAACAAATGTACACACAGACTTGCTTTGCGATATGAACAAAGAAGCGAACATACGTCCCAGAATCTGTCCACGCACAAAAACAGAGATCAAGATAGAAAGCATCACGATTTCGTTGGGAACACGAGTAGATCCAGACGTTTGACTTGGCTTCTCCCAGTGTACGCTCGAATGAAGGATGGCGTGTCCGCTGCACGGACCTGGAGCGTTCCTACGTGTCGACCGCTTACAGCAATGGAGGTGCAGTTTGACTGTCGCACAAAAGCAAATGCCCAGAGAAACAACAAAGCCTTTCGACAGTCGCAGGCGTTTTCCAGCGCTCACCGAATgtatctttcttcttcggtaAAGCGTCGGCCGAAGGGGCTCGGAAAGGAGACGTGACCCCACTTTTTGTCGCAGAGGAACTCGGCAGTGTGGTCGAGTTTCGCGGCGCAGTCCAGAATGACGAACGTTTGCGTGGCGACATCGAAACAGAATGGGTTGATTTCCAGAAAAGCGAAGTGCATCTCGCAGaactgtctgtacagctgggcgaggaaggcgggcATAGCCTTCTTCGCATCCGTAGCGACATCCGTGACAAGTGGCGCGACGAGGGCCTCAAGTTCTTCCTGAGTCAATCGGCACTCGATCCCGTATTTCCTTGTAGCCTCCAGAGCCAGCGGCTGCGTGCAGGCCTTCCTGGCGTCCTTCGTCGCGTCTCCCTCAGAGGCGGAGGCGTCTGCCATGCCGTTAGTCTTCGCTCCCGCGGCCTGACTGGCCCGCGCTTCGTCGCATGCGATAGGAATAAGCACGCGACGTGCATGCTCGTCGACGTTTCCCACGTCCACGCCTCcccgcggagagaagaggacctcgtcgccttcgcgaaGCGTGCGAATCGCGACGTAGAACTCGTTCGTGGCCTCATCGTGGGGGAAGAACGGCTCGACGATGAAGTGGTCCAGAGTCCCGGTTAGGCCCTGCGTCCTGAACTGCGTGCCCATCAGCGCGCGGAGCTCCTTCTGCGCCTCAGGCCAGGAGAGATCCAATTTGACCAGGCCGCTCTTCCCGCGCCTCTTCAGCAACACGTCGGGCTTCACCGTGAGTCGAGAAGTGAGGAGCCACGGATGGTCGTTCGGCAACTCGGTGAGGTCAGTGGCGCTGTTCACTGCTACGCATACGCCGCGAAGCACTGAGCAGGGCTCATCGAGAGGCGCGGCCTTTGCGCTGGACACGCCATTGCATGCAGACCTCTGCCCCGTCTCGGGAGTTGCACCTGTTGCCGGCGTCGGGTGCGACACAGGCGTCCAGAGCAGACGCTTGGCGTCCGCCTCTCGGATGCTCAGTGCCATCGCAACAATGAAGCGAGAGACGTCTGCAACGGGTGTGTGCGACGATGCGTTGCTTCCCCGAAAGACAAAGGTCTACAAGGGCGTGGATAGCACGGAGAGCGTCTGTTGGACATCAACACGAGGCACTGATAATCCCACTGTATAGCTACAGTGAAGAATCCCTGCCCCGTGCATGTATGGACGCGCAGTGGTTCGACAGGGGTGGGATATACGTGGTGCCACGAGCGCGAGTTTCCTCTGGACTGCTGAGATGCGGAGAAACGGCTTTCGGTGTCAGGCGGTGCGGCGGACGAAACAGATAGGCGCCGCGTTGTTGGCCTACCAAGGCACATGCAGACTAatacagaaaaaagagataTAGTGTCTCAGGGGGAAAACCACACGCGGAAAGACGCGGAAGGGGTAAGGGAGAGCGCAAAAAGCAGCGGGAGGGAAATACGAACCAGGGACATGCGGGTGTATTGAATCCGAGCGACAAGGATGAGGAatcgaaacaaagaagagtAACGCAGAGCGGAAAACAAGTGTGAAAACGAAGAACTAACCGGCATCGGAGGACGAAGATTGTACAAAAACCAGTCCTAGGCAAATCGGGACAGACGCAAGGCAAAGCTGTCAGGGTCTGCGCCTCGTTTTTTGCACACGAAATCCTTCACAAGCACCGCTGCGCGCAAAAGCGAAACATGCTTTCAGATATCTGGACAGAAAGTCTCCCGTATTTTCTCTCGACAGCCGAGTTCTAGCTCTTCCGGAGAGTCAGACATTTGACTGGCATGACAAAACTACGCCGTACGTCCACGTGCTCTTCCAACAGTTCCTGTCGCGTTGCTTTGTTTTTGACCCGCAAAGGTGAGGACGGGCGAGAACCTAAACCAAAAAAAGGTTGGGAGGGACTTTTGGCCTGACCGGAAGGCAGGCAGGAAAACTACCGGGAAAGccccgaaggagagacaTCAAATTCGAGACACAGGCCTTATAACATGTGCGTAGTGACCGCAAGTACGATTATATTTATCCATACAAAGTGAGTGATTTCAAGATTAAAGATGACCAGTTGTACACCTGATGCATTCTACATAAACTCTGCCAAGTGCTGACGTGCGCGAATGCTGCAGTTTCTGcggggaaagagacgagaaaagtgACTTCActcctcgttcttttcttccggGGGGAACATCATGGCACGGAAGCTGAAAGACATCGTAAAAGGAGACACATATCTCTAGTTTCGAGCCAGTGAACAAAGAGAAGCCCGAGAAAAGCGGAAGGGATTGCCAGTTCCAACGCGGCATCCGATACGGCACAAAACGGGAGTGCACCTTGATTGCTGCATGCCTCGTCAGGTGCCGCTCGTTGTGAGTTAACGAAGAACTcgaacagagggagaaaggaaatgGAAAGCGCGAAAACGGCGggcaagaggagagacaatgAGAAAAGCAGAGTGAGAGATACAAGGGACAGGACGAGAGACATAGAATAGAcggaaagaggcagaaggccTCTGCACCGGGGTAACGAGGGACGAGTCTTGTTCGGCGCCGTCAATGTTGACTGTGCTGAAGTCgggggagacaggaaacataagggaaaaagaaagtGCCCTTCTGCAAGCGCGGGTGCAGAAGGGGAAAAGGTACCACTTACCACGGGAAAGATGTTTGCCACAGGCAGCGCGAAACTCCAGAGAAAGACGTTCGTCGGCAGAGGGAGCTTCTGTCCACCGGGAAGTGAGACGGATTCCTCGGTATACAAAACATCCATATGTAAGGAGAAGCATTGGCCGGACGAGACTCTCTCTGCACATTGTCTATTCAACTTCAGGACTGTTTTTGCTGACTAGAAAAGGAAAATAATGAATATATTCTGTATCAGCCGATTTGGCTAATTTGAGCCTTATTTTCCCGACCAGACAGGAGGCACAAGGTTTGCAAGAAAACGTTACTCTCCTGCATCCATGGATTGTTGATGCTCTTCGTATGGTCCTCAGTCGAGCTGGAAAACGTCCACGGTTTGAGTCAGCCAATATCCCAGAAGTCGAACACGTCATCGGCCTCTGTTTTCGCCCGGAAAACCCGTCCTGAGATCACTGGAAGTCGAACTCTCCCAATAGGAGTGACCCGCACTTCACGGAGGCCTTACATTGATCTCATTTCCTTGTCGCAGCGAAAAACCATGCATCGCTCGTTACTGTGGCTGTTTCCGTCCTTTCACGGCATGGTGGACTGCATGCCAACGATTTGCACCGCGGATTCTCACCATGCCAGAGAGAAATATCCTCACAACACTGAGTTACTCGTACGCTGCGAGGACAACCGGTGCGCGTACACCTTCCAGTGGGGAACTTTTTTTACTCCCAGCAGTTCAGTGGGGCGATGGTGCACAGCAGTCATAAGCCCTAAACTCGACGACGCGTTCAGCAAGTAACTCATGTATCTATTTCTCAGATCAGCAGTAAATCAAACCCTTCGGGGTCTCCATAATGTGTTTAACAGCTGTGCCACGGCGATGGCGCGGGCAGCTTCAGCTGAAACGAACAGGGCTGCTCCTTTACTTCAAGCATTTGAtgtcatcttcttctcttgtaCAATCCAAAATATGTCTGACCTGCAACAGAGTTTCGCTTGGTGTACGCCATTTGTGTGGTGTGCCTAATCTACGTGACTCACGCAATCGATGCTCCATGTGGAATGAACTTTTCATTACCCTGCAAGTCAAAAGCAAAGAGAGTGCGTACGTTCATTCCACGTCTACATCTAAAGACGACTCATTCGTGCAAAGACAACTTCCTACTTCACACACCTGGAAGTCGCGGTCTCTACTGTTCTGATGTGTCTACACGCTCGTGTTACTTGCTCGATTAGCAAACACCGGCGGACTGAAGTAAATCGTACATGGGTGATACGTGTGTTGGCACAAGCTTCGAATGCTTCAGTGACGCTCAGCTGTAGGTGCAGCGAGCAGCTGTAAACCCGGAGATAGAAAGGGGTAATCCGAACAAAAACTACTGAGGTTAAAGTTGCAAGGACGAATTGAGAGTTGCTTCAGTGCCCCAGACAGAACGTGGAATGAAAAGGCGCGTTGCAGGATGTGCCCACACCGACAGCCTTGGCTCTTAGCATGCTTGTCTTTGGTCTATTATCCCATCATGTGACATGTTTAATTGAGCCTGCATCAAAGGGTGTGTTACATATTTCAAGGGGATGGGTTGCTTAACAATGACCGTTCTTCAAGCGTAAAACTGGCAGTTAGAGATGACATGTCGATTTCACGGAAAAGTCAATGCAAAGGTAGCGGAAAGGTGGGAAGGAAGCTGTGGCGGCAGGTGCGATCTGTAATGTGACCGTTCAGCGTAACGCTGTTGTGGCAGAAGGCTCTGGTGAAGAGGCAGTGTTCGGTCTGTGTAGGAAAGTTTCAAAACAATTGACCAGATATACACACGGTAATTCTCCGAATATCCTTTTTCAGCAGATCGGAGAGACTGAAAGAGTTCCTCTTTCACGAAAAACAGGCAAGGTATTCGCCCAGTTACCTTTTCGTGGGTATGTAGAGATATACGTATGGCAATATgattatatatatggatacaAAGATATCTTTGCTACGCATTATGCCTACACTTGTGCGCATACGCAAAAGATCGTTTACATATCCTTGTCGTTGCTTCATCTCAGGTGAAACGCATTTACAGGCGGTAGTGATCTCCAGGGAGACCTAGAATACTCGTGAGGTCGCCAAGAGGGCCAGATCCTGCCTGACCTCCGTTTGCTTCTTGTTGGTGCCGGGTATGTGCCGTTCTGTCTGATCTAACTCCTCCTTGGGAGGCAGAAGCGTTCTCCCTTCCTGCTGCGTgtttgtctttgtttttcgcgtCCGTTGGTCTACCCCAAAAGTGTGTAAGGAGTTCCTCCTCCGGTAGCAAGCCATCAGTGAGACCGAGTGCCGCAATGGAGGTGGATACCACGTGGGGATCGAAACCTTTGGTTTCCGACTCTTTGAGGAGGGTTTCAGGTTCTTGTTCGGCTGCAGACTTCTCCTGCAATGCGGAGTGTGTCTCTCGggttttctcttcgcggTGTTCATGGCCGTACTCTTCTCTAATTCCCTGTATAGTTCCAGAttcccttttctcgtctgtcgacatgtgtgtcgcttctctctctccgttgcctgtctctgctgcattGACAGTCCCGACTAAAAGAGCCTCGAAAGGATGAGGTGGGATAGTGAACTTCGTCCCATCGTTTTCAGGTGAAAAGGGGACTCCGAAATGTGACGGTCGAGGCCCTGAGAAGGATGGGTGGTACAAAATGTACGATGAGGCAAATCAGTCCATCCTCACAATGAACGTGCttcggcagagaagagacgaatcGAACAGAAGACGTAGACGCCGACAGAGGAGTCATGAAATGTCCGATTATTGAAAAATCATGAAAAATCCTTCTGTGCTCCACTGGCATTGTAAGCACCCATTTTTGATAGGGAGGAAATAACTGCAGCGGTATTGTTTCAACACGAAATCGCGGAAGGTGAAATGAAGAAAGTCATAGCACTGACGAAAGACCCCTCTCGCTTGAGAgcaagggagaaaaaagacacacaaCAGAAATAGGTGGTCCCGAAACAATTACCTTTTGGCGGGTAGGGGAAACGTTGACGACAGTCCGCACAGTATGAGCATATACAGGATACACTCACGTTAACTTGCGCATATACGTGCACATGTACATAAATATCCGTGCAGATATGGACatgcctctgcatgcggggAACACGACCTGTCTTCTTGCAATCAAGGAATATTCGTGACACACTCTCAAGTGATAGCGCGTTCTTTGTTTTTGTCGTTCAGCGAAGCACAGGGGGGGACAACtcaagaggaacagagactgTAGCTGTGTCACGCACCAGTCTGGCTGATTTGAATGCTGTTTGGAGGATATTCTGGAAACGTTTCCTCGTCGATGGCCAGGGCAGCAATGGACGATTGAGACCGTGCGACAGGAGGAACTGGGGTGGACCTCATTGTCGGAAGACCGAGGGCGGTGATGgaggaagctggagaaagcagaacaCGGACAACAAGTCTTTGCATGGTCATACATGAAATTAACCTCTTACTCGGGTATGCAAATGTTCAGGTTTGTGAGGTCGTATGACAGCAGAGATGGTTGCACGATGTCTTGTTCCGCCTACACAAAATCATAACACCGAGATATAAAGTCGCAGCCACCGATCGGGTCGGTCGCTCCGTCGCATCATGTAAACCCGATCTTGTAGACACACTTGTAAAAGAGCGCAGATAACTGCGCCGCAGCAAAACTTCCCTTGCTTCGAAAGGGGGAAGTTTGGAAAGTCTCGAGCATTCATCACGAATTACCACTTTCCTTGCCACGTTGTTGCCTATAACCAAGCACTCCAGTCAACAGCTTTCACAAGCTGCACATTCACgccatacatatatacgtaagATTGCATGTATATCACATCCAGTCTCTTCGCGTTGGTACATCCTGCATCCTCTCTTGTTAGGATAGACGCATCTCACCCCTGAATCGGATAGCATTAGAGAATTTTGACTTACGATTGACTATTCCGTGGGTGGCCTGTTCAGTAACTGCGGCTGTATTTCCGGAGTCTCCGATGACTCGGGGACCGAGATATGAGTCCTGGTTCCACCGTGCATGTTGTTGATTGATACTCTGCAAAAAGTCTGGTGCCTGAGATCCATTCCCAACGGGAATTTTGCTCTCCTGTCCGACAGGGGTTAGACCCGCAGACGATGTCTCTGCCGCTCCCAGTTCTGCATTTACCCTCTGATGGCGTTGTTGCCTGTTTCCATGACCTGTGGAACCACGAgtgttttcgcttccttcttcctcccgtcCTCCTCGATTCTTTGCAGCGGGGCGAGTGGTAGATCGGTTGTTGGCGTTGTTCGATCCACGTGCTCTATGTTCTCGTTGCTCCTGCTGTCTTACTTCAGGATTCTGGCGCTGATCCACGGGTGCGGCCTCAACCGacctgaagacgaaaagggaAAGAGTATGGAAAGGCTGCAGGAGACGCACAGACCAACGACGACTTTCAGTCCAGTAGTGGACTGTATACGCAGATGCATGGAACTGTGCAAAGCACTTTGCCGGGAAGCAGTCTGAGACGTTAGTGGTCGAAAATGATTTTGGATGAACTCCGTAGCTCCGTGGCGCGGTGTGTGTTTCGTCGGAAACTCTCTGTCCTTCACAGAAGCACGGTCTAGATTACTTTCAACTCTGGCTTGTACTACCAATTTAAACCGAGCAAAACAGGGGACGGCATTTACTACTGCTGGTCATACACTGTCATAAACGTAGTTACCGTGAGAGGGGTAACTGTACAGGCATTTGCGCATTTTGTCCTTCTGTGGAAACAGACATGGGCCGATCTAAATCCGCGAATGTGTTCTCGGTTGGTGCGGAGAATAACTGTTGCTAAAACAAGTGGTCCTCAAAGCCCGTGGATTCCCTTTCTCAATGGACTGGGTCCTTGTTTGCACTGTGCATCCCTGTCACCGTTATGCCATTCCGAAAAAAGGATGGCAGTAGCCACCTCCTACCTGAGGTCCATGTCAGGAGGAATAATGACGCGGTCAATTTTGTAGGAGGCGCCATTGAAATTTTCGATTCGCGGAGGGTCGCTGACGATTGTGCTAATATCATTCACCAGGTACAGTGAGGAAGGACCCTGGGCAGCAGACTGCCCGCGCAAATTAGAGAGCTGTCCGCGCCGTTTGTGTGTGACCTTGATCGTGCTTCCTTCCCACGTGCTGAAAGACTTAGACGTATCCAGGGGAATCTCTTCGACATTGATGATGTCCTTGAGTTCACAACAGG
Protein-coding regions in this window:
- a CDS encoding ATP-citrate lyase, putative (encoded by transcript TGME49_223840) gives rise to the protein MALSIREADAKRLLWTPVSHPTPATGATPETGQRSACNGVSSAKAAPLDEPCSVLRGVCVAVNSATDLTELPNDHPWLLTSRLTVKPDVLLKRRGKSGLVKLDLSWPEAQKELRALMGTQFRTQGLTGTLDHFIVEPFFPHDEATNEFYVAIRTLREGDEVLFSPRGGVDVGNVDEHARRVLIPIACDEARASQAAGAKTNGMADASASEGDATKDARKACTQPLALEATRKYGIECRLTQEELEALVAPLVTDVATDAKKAMPAFLAQLYRQFCEMHFAFLEINPFCFDVATQTFVILDCAAKLDHTAEFLCDKKWGHVSFPSPFGRRFTEEERYIRELDSKTGASLKLTVLNPKGRIWTLIAGGGASVVYADTVCDLGFGDELCNYGEYSGAPSEVTTYEYTKTILGLMTAPGSYREEGKILLIGGGIANFTNVADTFRGVIRALREFREQLREFKVRIYVRRGGPNYQEGLKRMREVGEELNLRMKVFGPETYMTSIIPFALHDEEDADAKLEGERAGERAPHSLPGSASPPATMTEMIGDLTQHHGWDLSLSSDVFGSTAGRGTSPLEDTTGGVAPVTPSSRGTQGTFAHGGRLSPWHEMTMEEVEKNPHFEKYIQAFLAQQRKATDTPAAGSASASPSAPGESGPEKAFASLLTDVEQPHRFTEKTRCFVWGLQTRAVQEMLDFDHACGRKKPSVAAILYEFSVSHQRSFYFGTEEVLLPVYQTLQEAVQHFPDVSVLINFASMRSAASVTRLALETAPQLRTIVVIAEGVPEREARQLAAETRARGVCLIGPATVGGIKSGAFRIGNTGGTLENVMNARLYRPGSVGCVTKSGGMLNEMNNILSIVSDGTYEAIAIGGDRFPGTSMLDHLLRFERNPDIKLLVLLGEVGGGMEYEVVEAIKDGRLTKPLIAWCVGTCASLFSTEVSFGHAGAWAGSNREHAVAKNAALKAAGAFVPSSFDELGKSIRHVYVQLVKQGVIVPRKEVPVPRIPMDYAWAKKLGLVRKPKGFISTISDDRGEELLYAGWPISKVLGDQLGVGGVISLLWFKRPLPDYCYRYLERVLMLTADHGPAVCGAHNVIVTARAGKDLISSLISGLCTIGDRFGGACDQAAQQFLGAFTSGMAPAEFVSEMKKQNRLVMGIGHRIKSVHNPDMRVQLLKTFCKSNFPQTPLIDYAEQVEQVTTKKKDTLILNVDGLIGVSMCDLLFHCGHFTENEARDYINNGCINGLFVLGRSIGFIGHFLDQKRLKQGLYRHDVDDIAYVLPDWSSAENQQA
- a CDS encoding fasciclin domain-containing protein (encoded by transcript TGME49_223830~Signal peptide predicted by SignalP 2.0 HMM (probability 0.963) with cleavage site probability 0.671 at residue 39), with protein sequence MTHFNASRRLLSTTASSSTILFVAVLLLSAYRGVHCGRAAPTQPPVQQTHRGEASQQSAAVTFNSGVMGTTMGGSTGNPSINHLASVQDHAAMDPDLSELNKLMQDCGATFYLEQTRDMTMFMPTNSAIKALLPLDLHQLPWEVKWRLLQYHIVPQDIINVEEIPLDTSKSFSTWEGSTIKVTHKRRGQLSNLRGQSAAQGPSSLYLVNDISTIVSDPPRIENFNGASYKIDRVIIPPDMDLRSVEAAPVDQRQNPEVRQQEQREHRARGSNNANNRSTTRPAAKNRGGREEEGSENTRGSTGHGNRQQRHQRVNAELGAAETSSAGLTPVGQESKIPVGNGSQAPDFLQSINQQHARWNQDSYLGPRVIGDSGNTAAVTEQATHGIVNPSSITALGLPTMRSTPVPPVARSQSSIAALAIDEETFPEYPPNSIQISQTGPRPSHFGVPFSPENDGTKFTIPPHPFEALLVGTVNAAETGNGEREATHMSTDEKRESGTIQGIREEYGHEHREEKTRETHSALQEKSAAEQEPETLLKESETKGFDPHVVSTSIAALGLTDGLLPEEELLTHFWGRPTDAKNKDKHAAGRENASASQGGVRSDRTAHTRHQQEANGGQAGSGPLGDLTSILGLPGDHYRL